One Planctomycetia bacterium genomic region harbors:
- a CDS encoding DUF5615 family PIN-like protein, producing MIAIQFYIDEDVFLASASELRRRGIDAISTQEAGRRSCDDESQLRWASENRRTIVTFNVGDYLALHATWLRSGRSHFGIIASSQRPIGDLIRRLGNLHATLSAEEIQDRIEFLSAW from the coding sequence ATGATCGCGATACAATTCTATATCGACGAAGATGTCTTCTTGGCTTCTGCTTCGGAACTAAGGCGGCGCGGGATAGACGCTATTTCAACACAGGAAGCGGGGCGTCGTAGCTGCGACGACGAATCGCAACTTCGTTGGGCCTCGGAAAACCGTCGCACCATAGTCACTTTCAATGTCGGCGACTACTTAGCTCTTCACGCAACGTGGCTGCGATCGGGGCGAAGTCACTTTGGTATCATTGCTTCAAGTCAGCGGCCAATCGGCGATTTGATACGTCGCCTTGGTAATCTACACGCCACGCTGTCAGCCGAGGAAATTCAGGATCGTATTGAATTCCTCAGCGCTTGGTAA
- a CDS encoding DUF1501 domain-containing protein, whose product MSISPFSRRQLLSRAGGGFGMLALAGLMEDAGLAATTAESLDPLAPHAGHFPSRAKSVIWLFMNGGPSHVDCWDYKPELERRDGQELAGFDQNTGFFTDQVGPLMKSPFNFAQHGECGAWVSDLFPNMAQHVDKMAFLKSCFTDSNNHSPALFKVNTGMARMGFPCVGAWVTYGLGSENRSLPGFVVMHDPKGRGLPKGYSQNWGSGFLPGVYQGTALANSGPPIHDLVRPAEMSDAAQRAQLDLLAQLNHRHQSQHPAEAELAARIESFELAYRMQMAAPEALDVDRETAETQDLYGLNDERCSHFARQCLIARRLVERGVRCVQIYSGGEENEKSWDGHTNIKDNHSGFAGETDRPIAGLLADLERRGLLDSTLVIWGGEFGRLPIVQKGGTGRDHNPHAFTVWMAGGGVKGGYTHGATDEIGHRAVEDKVSINDLHATILHLLGMDHTRLTYRFNGREFRLTDVAGVVVDKILA is encoded by the coding sequence ATGAGCATCTCGCCGTTCTCTCGTCGTCAATTGCTGTCGCGGGCCGGGGGCGGGTTCGGCATGTTGGCGCTGGCGGGCCTGATGGAGGATGCCGGGCTCGCCGCAACGACCGCCGAGAGTCTGGATCCGCTCGCTCCGCATGCGGGGCATTTTCCGTCGCGGGCGAAGTCGGTGATTTGGCTGTTTATGAACGGCGGGCCCAGTCATGTCGACTGCTGGGACTACAAGCCGGAACTGGAACGCCGCGACGGGCAGGAACTCGCTGGGTTCGACCAGAACACCGGGTTCTTCACCGACCAGGTCGGCCCGTTGATGAAGTCGCCGTTTAACTTCGCGCAACATGGCGAGTGCGGCGCTTGGGTGTCGGACCTGTTTCCGAACATGGCGCAGCACGTCGACAAGATGGCGTTCCTAAAGTCGTGCTTCACGGACTCGAACAATCACAGCCCAGCGTTGTTCAAAGTGAACACCGGCATGGCGCGGATGGGCTTTCCGTGCGTGGGGGCTTGGGTTACGTATGGCTTGGGCTCCGAGAATCGCAGCCTGCCGGGCTTCGTCGTGATGCACGACCCCAAGGGGCGCGGGTTGCCGAAGGGTTATTCGCAAAACTGGGGTTCCGGTTTCTTGCCAGGCGTGTATCAAGGGACGGCGCTCGCGAACTCTGGCCCGCCGATTCATGATCTGGTGCGCCCGGCCGAGATGTCCGACGCCGCGCAGCGCGCGCAGTTGGATTTGCTCGCGCAGCTCAATCATCGGCATCAATCACAGCATCCGGCCGAAGCGGAATTGGCGGCGCGGATCGAGAGTTTCGAATTGGCCTATCGCATGCAGATGGCGGCGCCGGAAGCGCTCGACGTCGATCGTGAGACGGCCGAGACGCAGGATCTGTATGGATTGAATGACGAACGTTGTTCCCATTTTGCGCGGCAATGTTTGATTGCCCGGCGCCTCGTGGAGCGCGGCGTGCGTTGCGTACAGATCTATAGCGGCGGCGAAGAAAACGAAAAGAGCTGGGACGGCCATACCAACATCAAGGACAATCACTCTGGCTTCGCGGGCGAAACGGATCGGCCCATCGCGGGACTCCTGGCCGATCTGGAACGGCGCGGCTTGCTCGATTCCACGCTCGTCATCTGGGGCGGCGAATTCGGCCGGCTGCCGATCGTGCAAAAGGGAGGCACGGGCCGCGATCACAATCCGCACGCCTTCACCGTCTGGATGGCCGGCGGCGGCGTGAAGGGCGGTTACACGCACGGCGCGACCGACGAAATCGGCCACCGCGCCGTCGAAGATAAAGTCAGCATCAACGACCTCCACGCCACGATCCTGCACCTACTTGGAATGGATCACACGCGGCTGACGTACCGTTTCAACGGGCGTGAATTTCGTCTGACGGACGTGGCGGGCGTGGTGGTGGACAAGATTTTGGCGTGA
- a CDS encoding DUF433 domain-containing protein, with protein MPKFDYRNIEKVPGRCGGRAVVVGTRVRVATVLTAYRQHKSIEEIVEQFQLRPGDVHDALAYAYDHVVEIDEDLARDDEANAKAILSNLKLS; from the coding sequence ATGCCTAAGTTTGACTATCGCAATATTGAGAAGGTTCCAGGTCGCTGCGGCGGGCGAGCCGTCGTCGTTGGCACTCGAGTCCGAGTCGCAACGGTTCTGACGGCGTACCGGCAGCACAAGTCCATCGAGGAAATCGTCGAGCAGTTTCAACTGCGACCGGGAGACGTCCATGATGCGCTGGCCTACGCATACGACCACGTAGTCGAGATCGACGAGGATCTGGCTCGCGATGACGAGGCGAACGCTAAAGCGATTCTTTCGAACTTGAAGTTGTCATGA
- the rpsR gene encoding 30S ribosomal protein S18, whose translation MRPRQQSGPPKKRSKSTIRTKKKDPVFVDGQRPRPMYVDYKDLELLSKLTSRQGKLLARRKSGCTAASQHAVTKAVKRARFMALMPYVGD comes from the coding sequence ATGCGTCCCCGTCAGCAGTCTGGTCCGCCGAAGAAGCGTTCGAAGTCCACGATCCGCACGAAAAAGAAGGACCCGGTCTTCGTGGACGGCCAGCGTCCGCGTCCGATGTACGTGGATTACAAGGACTTGGAGCTGCTCTCCAAGCTCACGAGCCGCCAGGGCAAGCTGCTGGCCCGCCGCAAGAGCGGTTGCACCGCGGCCAGCCAGCACGCGGTCACCAAGGCCGTCAAACGCGCCCGGTTCATGGCCCTGATGCCGTACGTCGGCGACTGA
- a CDS encoding glucuronate isomerase — translation MSQELRSRLFDEMNGWTLVDPHTHINPHAPAAKTLADILGYHYYTELAHSAGLAREAIEEPGLDPREKVGRLVENLAPIENTVQYSWLIEIARTFFGFNDERLSPGNWEALYDNSAKQMSQPGWADDVLRRSKLSGVFLTNDFDDPLTGFDTRRYIPCLRTDDVVFHLVKPAVRERLQMSTNMTVENAADVRRAIANLFQHFTKHNARACAISLPPDFAPAPVDAATADRALAALWRGNPSADEQRAASRFVFWTLAEMCVEHRLPFDLMIGVNRAVYPGGVYQGQDLYDSRVSLIQYRELFNAFPSVTFPISVLASVTNQELASYSWIFPNVVTNGHWWYSNTPTFIEHDLGARLEAVPATKQIGYYSDMYKLEFALPKFAMYKRCLAKVLAERYIIDRGWSETRAIDLARLVLRDNTTAIFGVAAE, via the coding sequence ATGTCTCAGGAATTGCGATCGCGGTTGTTCGACGAAATGAACGGCTGGACGCTGGTAGATCCTCATACGCACATCAATCCCCATGCCCCGGCCGCGAAGACATTGGCAGACATCCTGGGCTACCACTACTACACGGAATTGGCGCACTCAGCCGGTCTGGCCCGCGAAGCCATCGAGGAGCCGGGCCTCGATCCGCGCGAAAAAGTCGGCCGCCTGGTGGAAAACCTGGCGCCGATCGAAAACACGGTGCAATACAGTTGGCTGATCGAAATCGCCCGCACGTTTTTCGGCTTCAACGACGAACGGCTGTCGCCCGGCAATTGGGAGGCGCTCTACGACAACTCGGCCAAACAAATGAGTCAGCCCGGCTGGGCCGATGATGTGCTGCGGCGTTCGAAGTTGTCCGGCGTGTTTTTGACGAACGACTTCGACGATCCCCTCACCGGGTTCGATACGCGCCGCTACATTCCCTGCCTGCGCACGGACGATGTCGTGTTCCACCTGGTCAAACCTGCGGTGCGTGAGCGTTTGCAAATGTCGACAAACATGACCGTCGAAAACGCGGCCGACGTGCGCCGCGCGATCGCGAACTTGTTCCAGCATTTCACCAAGCACAACGCGCGGGCCTGCGCGATCTCACTCCCGCCCGACTTCGCGCCAGCGCCCGTCGATGCGGCTACGGCAGATCGCGCGCTGGCGGCGCTGTGGCGCGGCAACCCCAGCGCCGACGAACAGCGGGCGGCGTCGCGATTCGTGTTCTGGACGCTGGCCGAGATGTGCGTGGAGCACCGCTTGCCGTTCGACCTGATGATCGGCGTCAATCGCGCCGTTTATCCCGGCGGCGTCTATCAAGGACAAGACCTGTACGACAGCCGCGTGTCGCTGATTCAATATCGCGAATTGTTCAACGCCTTCCCAAGCGTGACGTTTCCCATTTCGGTGCTGGCCAGCGTGACGAATCAGGAGTTGGCCAGCTATAGTTGGATCTTCCCGAACGTCGTGACGAACGGCCACTGGTGGTACTCGAACACGCCGACGTTCATCGAACACGACCTCGGCGCACGCCTCGAAGCAGTGCCGGCGACGAAGCAGATCGGTTACTACAGCGATATGTACAAACTGGAATTCGCGCTGCCGAAATTCGCCATGTACAAGCGTTGCCTCGCGAAAGTGCTGGCGGAGCGCTACATCATCGACCGCGGCTGGAGCGAAACGCGCGCGATCGACCTGGCGCGGCTGGTACTGCGCGACAATACGACGGCGATCTTTGGGGTGGCGGCGGAGTAG